A genome region from Cervus elaphus chromosome 18, mCerEla1.1, whole genome shotgun sequence includes the following:
- the SRI gene encoding sorcin isoform X1 gives MAYPGHPGAGGGYYAGGYGGAPGGPAFPGQTQDPLYGYFAAVAGQDGQIDADELQRCLTQSGIAGGYKPFNLETCRLMVSMLDRDMSGTMGFNEFKELWAVLNGWRQHFISFDSDRSGTVDPQELQKALTTMGFRLSPQAVNSIAKRYSTNGKITFDDYIACCVKLRALTDSFRRRDTAQQGVVNFPYDDFIQCVMSV, from the exons TACGGAGGGGCTCCCGGAGGGCCTGCGTTTCCCGGACAAACTCAGGATCCGCTGTATGGTTACTTTGCTGCTGTAGCTGGACAG gATGGACAAATAGATGCTGATGAACTGCAAAGATGCCTGACACAGTCGGGCATTGCTGGAGGATACAAAC CTTTTAACCTGGAGACTTGCCGGCTTATGGTTTCAATGCTGGAT AGAGACATGTCAGGCACAATGGGTTTCAATGAATTTAAAGAACTCTGGGCTGTACTGAACGGCTGGAGACAACACTTTATCAGTTTTGACAGTGATAGGAGTGGAACAGTGGATCCCCAAGAATTGCAGAAGGCCCTGACAACAATGG gaTTTAGGTTGAGTCCACAGGCTGTGAATTCAATTGCAAAACGATACAGTACCAATGGAAAGATCACCTTTGATGATTACATCGCCTGTTGCGTCAAGCTGCGAGCTCTAACAG ACAGCTTTCGAAGACGGGATACTGCTCAGCAAGGTGTAGTGAATTTCCCATATGATGAT TTCATCCAGTGTGTTATGAGTGTTTAA
- the SRI gene encoding sorcin isoform X2, with product MQYGGAPGGPAFPGQTQDPLYGYFAAVAGQDGQIDADELQRCLTQSGIAGGYKPFNLETCRLMVSMLDRDMSGTMGFNEFKELWAVLNGWRQHFISFDSDRSGTVDPQELQKALTTMGFRLSPQAVNSIAKRYSTNGKITFDDYIACCVKLRALTDSFRRRDTAQQGVVNFPYDDFIQCVMSV from the exons TACGGAGGGGCTCCCGGAGGGCCTGCGTTTCCCGGACAAACTCAGGATCCGCTGTATGGTTACTTTGCTGCTGTAGCTGGACAG gATGGACAAATAGATGCTGATGAACTGCAAAGATGCCTGACACAGTCGGGCATTGCTGGAGGATACAAAC CTTTTAACCTGGAGACTTGCCGGCTTATGGTTTCAATGCTGGAT AGAGACATGTCAGGCACAATGGGTTTCAATGAATTTAAAGAACTCTGGGCTGTACTGAACGGCTGGAGACAACACTTTATCAGTTTTGACAGTGATAGGAGTGGAACAGTGGATCCCCAAGAATTGCAGAAGGCCCTGACAACAATGG gaTTTAGGTTGAGTCCACAGGCTGTGAATTCAATTGCAAAACGATACAGTACCAATGGAAAGATCACCTTTGATGATTACATCGCCTGTTGCGTCAAGCTGCGAGCTCTAACAG ACAGCTTTCGAAGACGGGATACTGCTCAGCAAGGTGTAGTGAATTTCCCATATGATGAT TTCATCCAGTGTGTTATGAGTGTTTAA